Proteins encoded within one genomic window of Pieris brassicae chromosome 12, ilPieBrab1.1, whole genome shotgun sequence:
- the LOC123717034 gene encoding extensin-like has product MADKKVTPPLGAYPQPQPPQGPFLPAPPHQAAPQYGVAGGSPYGVAFGGAGAGAGGVYAPPPYEQLQHHQGIPGLGQQLPVYSGAAAMYAAAAAGYPGYIGYPVQYYPYYPMQPSIQPLRPTIMIPNGFEAGGRFEGLAQTLLPPAPPAVPPSPAHLAAIQPHQVLWR; this is encoded by the exons atGGCAGACAAGAAAg TGACACCTCCCCTCGGAGCCTACCCGCAGCCGCAGCCCCCGCAGGGGCCCTTTCTTCCCGCACCGCCGCATCAGGCAGCTCCGCAGTATGGAG TGGCGGGTGGATCGCCGTACGGCGTGGCCTTCGGCGGGGCGGGAGCCGGCGCGGGAGGCGTGTACGCTCCGCCGCCCTACGAGCAGCTGCAGCACCACCAGGGCATCCCGGGCTTGGGTCAGCAACTGCCCGTTTACTCCGGCGCAGCGGCCATGTACGCGGCCGCCGCCGCCGGCTACCCGGGCTACATCGGCTACCCCGTGCAGTACTATCCCTACTATCCCATGCAGCCCTCAATCCAGCCGCTTAGACCGACCATCATGATCCCG AACGGGTTTGAGGCCGGAGGTCGCTTCGAAGGCTTGGCGCAGACGCTTCTGCCCCCCGCGCCCCCTGCCGTGCCTCCCTCTCCCGCGCACCTCGCCGCCATTCAGCCCCATCAAGTGCT ATGGCGTTAA